The genomic segment ttttccgatttggaccaaatactaataagtacaagtcattgttcaattgtgtataacaaaatattggtctttttagtagctatatctaaaaataaaccgatctgaaccgatcttgatcgatcttgactaaattgcagaaatatatggaggggcttaacttaaccctctgtcccaaatttcggcaatatcggaggatcggtctatatggcagctataaccaaatctggactgatccgaaggatgtcgaagggcctaacacaactcactgtcccaaatttcagcaaaatcggataataaatgtggcttttattggtctaaaaccctaaatcggaggatcggtctatatgacagctacatccaaatgtggaccgatctgggccaaattgacgaaggaagtcgaagggtctaacacaactcactgtcccaaattttagcaaaatcggataataaatgtggcttttatgggcctaagaccctaaatcggaggatcggtctatactgacccgatctggaccgaattgacgaaggatgttaaagggcctatgacaactcactatctcaattttcagcaaaatcggataataaatgtggcttttttggcctaagacactaaataggccgatcggtctatatcaagatatagtccgatatagcccatcttcgaacttaacctgcttgtggacaaaaaaagaatctgtgcaaagttttagctcgatatctctattttttaagtctgtggcgtgatttcaacagacagacggatgtacattgctagatcgtcttagatttttatgctgatcaagaatatatatatatactttatagagtcgaaaatggatatttcgatgtattgaatatacccccatccttcggtggtgggtataattaaatattactcattattctttggaaacatttttcacACTGAAAAACAAAACAGTACTATTTTGAagacaatttttaaataaaatttttttacagataaaatttcagaTGAAATAACAAAACTAGATTCATGATaaaatttagagaaattttaataaaatttttttaaatgtttgtctttcggaacaatttttataaaaaaattctttgcaagaaaatttcatgaagattttaacttaaagaaactttttgtAACTTTTCGAttaaaacaatcacaaaaattgTATCTTTTGAGAGTATTACATTGCGATTCgatgtttaaaaaatttcattagccCACTAACGACGGAAAATactcaaaataattttaaaaaaatttcattagccCACTAACGATggaaaatacccaaaaatagagctgccttagaaaaattcttgctCAAGTTAGGAAGGAGGTatcataatgaaatttggaGGACTGAAAAAAGTTACAACAATGTTTCAcctcatgttttgggggaaaattgccttttcgaaagtcggcaattttttatatcccaaaagcaaacgaaaaattttttttaaaagaattttgagAGTGACAATTCTGGAATCCGTTATAATgttttgttgcatttgatggtttctatattaaaaaaaaaattatggcaatAATCCAACAGCAgtagtcgaagggcctaacacaactcactgttgtgggctcttttataatccgatttcattgaaatttgacacagtgacttgtgctatgctcttcgacatccgcgtcgtacatggttcagattggtttatttttagatatagctactaaaaagcccaatattttgttacacacaattgaacaatgacttgtacttataagtatttggtccaaatcggaatatatttcgatatatctgctatggggcataaggtatgcaattttcaccgaattttgatgaaaggtggtttacatatatacccgagctggtggcgaacttaaagcctttttatttgttttgatattcatttgtaattcagatgtgtgctttacaacttactctagttcGAATGATTGTAAATCATCGTGATCCATTTGATATCTCTCGCTgaagatttttcttggtcgagaatgaaatcgcgatacgggaaagcagtcaaatgcttctagtaACAACACaccttttgctgactttttaatggcttttgctatactattctttgaaggGAAAGCAtttaacaatggtctaaagccggacaatgtcctgcaatggaatctcaataatttttgtttttactaaaaatttcattacaacttTGTCCCTAAGAAAACTagttgcatggggcggattaatatccgcaccataTTTTCAACCATACCTTACCTAAGAAAACTAATTTAAGGTGACCCTGGtctcagcaaaatgttgtttttgtagaatattatgaatgtaaaattttaacattttaatatatgttgctgaaattttgtgtatagaataaatttaattgaaattttttctttaaacaaagCATTCCCATTTTTcaaagttttgtaaagatcagaccaaaattatggctactagaGCCTAAAAATATCATACCTGATGAAAGATTATATAGGAGTTGATGAAATATAGTattcatgggagctatatataaatctgaactaatttagttcaaaatcaatagcgttcgtccttggaccaaaaaagtggtttgtacaaaattttacgaaaatcggacagcaaatgcgacctgtaccttaatTACAAGAATGTCGAATATCAAAGGAAcaggaaaaaatatttgaagtcGAGAGGCTcggattaggattttattttagatgcatggtttcttcggagaaatTTCTTAGAATTGTATATAGTTATCGTTtttgctatatatttttttgtcatccatacaaatcaacCCGGCCTGTTGTATATGCTTTTTGTACCCATCGCCATAGGATGAGGCTACTCCAATCTAGTTATTTCGATGGtgacaccttgaaatatggATCAGCGAcgttataaagtatatatcttttTTGAATCATCTTGACCTtgttagtcgatttagccatgttcgtccgtctgtcgaaataacgatcgCGTTCGAACGTTATTTTGCATGCATAtctcttattgatgtagattgttggggattgtaaatgggccatattggtccagacTTGCATGTAGCCCAATATCTAGACGGGTAAATTTTCCTCCAACCGAATCTGACCCACATAGGTCTGTTAATAGAtgtacccccatataaaccgcagtgcgacacgtctatggggagaagtttttacatggcatagtatctcacaaatttcgccagcattaggggtgATAAAAACAGCTGGCAACATTATTATTTCTGATGtattcgccaggattcgaacccaggcattaaGCGTCATGGGCGAATATGGTAATCACTACGCAGCGATGGCCTCCTcaaacagatatagtccccatataaaccgacccccaTTGATTACTTCCtgaggcgcaatttttatccgaatggctgaaatttggaatgtaaaGTACACTTATGGTCTCCGACACTCACACAAAATCCCACTTCTTCTTACCCTAGAATCAATAGTTTTTGACCCCCGCAATAccatttggtgaaatttggtaaaTCAAGTAGACTTGCATCATCCATCAGTCACACTAAAAGTCACCCAGCTAGGTAAATAACTAAATATTGTTGATAAGATTGCTTCAAAGTCATTTATATCCAAACTGAGTTAACTAGTGTACATATTAGGCAGACTCCATGGTGGATACGCAAAGCTTCAGATCGGcgcaatttgatttttatacccaccaccgaaggatggaggtatattcattttgtcattccatttgcaacacatcgaaatatccatttgcgatctaagacgatctagctatgtccgtccgcccgtttgtctgttgaaatcacgctacagtttttaacaagtaaatgcgtgctaagttcggccgggccgaatcttatgtaccctccaccatagatcgcatttgtcgagttcttttcccgatatctctttttaggcaaacaaaggataaaaaaagctccaataatattggagctatatcaagttatggaccgattcggacaataattgaattgaatgttggagaccatagtagaagtcattgtgtaaaatttcagccaattcgagtaagaattgcctcctttaggagctcaagaagtaaaatggagagatcggtatatatgggagctgtatcaggctgtagaccgattcggaccatatttgacaagtacgttgaaggtcatgggagaagccgttgtacaaaatgtcaaccaaatcggataataatttcgccctctggagactcaagaattcaagatcccagatcggcttatatggcagctatattaggttatgaatttatttgaaccatatttgtcacagttgttaaaagtcgtaacaaaacacgtagtgaacattttcagccaaatcggataagaattgcgctctccagtggctcaagaagtcaagatttaagatcggtttatatggttatggaccgatttaatgcatacttagcacagttgttggaagccatatcggaacacgttgtgcaaaatttcagccaaatcggataggaattgcgcaccctagacgctcaagaaatcaatagcCCAGAtaggtttctatgacagctaaatcagtttatggaccgatttcaaacacctcatgcacaatttcagccaaatcgaataagaattgtgccctcagtggctcggtttatatggcagctatatcaaaacatataccgatatagcccatttacaatcccaacacaCCTACACTATTAGGatgtttttatgcaaaatttcaagcggctagctttactccttcgaaagttagcgtactttcgacagacagactggcggtcggacatgactagattgacttaaaatgtcgcgacgatccagaatatatatactttatctggttttagacgaatatttcgaggagttacaaacagaatgacgaaattagtatacccccatcctatggtggagggtagaaatattgagctgaaactatatacagattctttttttgtatatagacaggttaagttcgaggatgagttatatcagactatatcttcatataggccctatatatcggattttgctgatatttgagatagtgagttgtgttaggctcctcgacatctatgtacaatttgtcccagatcggtctagatttggatatagctgcctatagaccgatctgccgatttaagatctttggtccataaaagccacattcattaaacgattttgttgaaatttgagacagtgagttgtgttaggcccctcgacatctatgttcgatttgtcccagatcggtccagatttggatatagctgccatatagtccgatctctcgatataaggtcttgagcccataaaaggcgcatttttgtacgatttcgctgaaattgaggaCATTCGGCCCAGATccttccagatttggatatagctgccatatagtccgatctctcgatttaaggtcttggacccttTGAAGgcgcagtgacttatattaggcttttcgacatccgtattttatatggttcagatcggtctatatttggatattgctcccaaaATGTCCATTGTATTGATACAAAATGGAtgcatttattagaccactcaatgtccgtgccggatTTGGTCCAAAGAGgaccatatttcgttatagctgatatgggtgcataaataatgcatacataatgtttacatatatagccgaggtggtgggtatctaaatttcggccggccaaacttaatgcctttttacctgtttcacttgttatttcttttactctatgctaccattgtatattttcAATAGAGATTTTACGTTAAATGTTCATTCTATTGACATGTTTATTGATAGCAAGACGAACAACATTTTCAGGTTTATTTTACAAGTTAAATCTTAAGACTAACAGCAGTAAATATCCAGTTGAGAGGCAAGGATAAGTATATTGTTGAAGAATTTCATATGGCTAGTGGAGATATATCACTGCCTCTTACTACAAACAAAAGGAAACGCACAGCAATTCAGTTTTATCGTATTTAGAGCGGACAAATGTGCTAAATAGTAAATGCGCTAATCTTTGTAGGTCTTGTGTCATAGTTTCACTTTCCGGCATCGTTCATACTCTTGGGCAGACTTAACAATGAATTAATAAGTTCCGAATTTCTCTTGGGCATAGCAGAGGCCCATGTGTTGTCCGCAGAATTACGGCAGGGATTGTTCAACATTTGAGCGTTACGTACCGAAGAAATCCACTTATTGAGCAATTCCCGATTTAACTGTGGTATAAATGTATCAATTGAGTGTTGTTGTAGAAGCAGAACGTATTTTAGCTCTTACCTGTCTGTCAAAATATAGTTCGTCATCGGTTGAGGGAGAAGCCACGGTGGTATTCCACCAACAAAGAGACATCCATATAAGCGTCAAGGTGATGTAGACAAAGTTTGCCATGTTCTTTTTCGTAAAATTAGTTATCAACTTGTTAACGTTCAGTGTGAGACTGGTACCATTGCCTGGAAAACCTGTTTATTTTATACTCAAGATCCCGGCAACCATGCTCAGTGTGAATCCTCGTGTGTGTCAGCATTGTGTTACTTGCAAATCAAAATTTGTCATTTGCAGGcaataaaatttcagtaaactTTCCGCTGTTATAACATTGGAGAGAGGTAATATTGAAACCACACCATTCACAATGACTTTTTTGTCATTgaaaatttatgtaaataatTGCCCACGTTGAGGCCTATTAAGGAATGAGTGGATAAACAAGGTTAGTAATTAGTGGATCTGCCTGTCTAAGaatcatttattttcatttgaagTATCTAATTTTTGTGTCACCCATGCATGTTATTGCAAAAAAGTCGAATCACTGGCTAGAGGAcaatgtgtaaaaaaaattttattggttCTTAGTGTTAGACAAAATAAATTTGCAGAATATTTAATGGCTGATATGTACAAAATAAGAAGTGTTTCTAGGGCttggttgtaaagggtgatttttttgaggttaggattttcatgcgttagtatttgacagatcacgtgggatttcagacatggtgtcaaagagaaagatgctcagtatgctttgacatttcatcatgaatagacttactaacgagcaacgcttgcaaatcattgaattttattaccaaaatcagtgttcggttcgaaatgtgttcaaatttctttgacaccatgtctgaaatcccacgtgatctgtcaaatactaatgcatgaaaatcctaacctcaaaaaaatcaccctttagataggATAGCACTCTCACGAAAGCTTCAATTGTATTGTATGAATGCAAAATCTTCTTACAAGAGCAGACACATGTTaatattagatacgttttctttaATCCCAGAGTGGGTTGTGCCCACTGTATAAACATAAACAAATGTCTGTACACTTTATACTTTATTCAAGTGATTTGTTGATTCTCGCCCTATACATATACAAAGAGCGTCAAAACAGTGTAGAAAAGCGCTTGTTGTGAAAACTGTTTTTAAATGACGTAAAACGTAAACGAAGAAGGTTCTTCCTGGAACAACGTTGTGTTTAGCGATCAGAGTATTACTTTTGTACACTCCATTTTGACGCTTACTGCATATGAGAGCTttgtctaaatttgaaccgatttctaagaaaatcaACAGCGTTCCCCCAGccaaaacacgtgcaaaattttgtgacattTATAtggattacaagaatacatgtacTCACAGCGGACATGCCtaagtcgaatcagaaagtaattctgcaTCGATCTGTATACTCAAAGGGggtacaaaaacacaaaaactagACGCATTTTTGGCTGCAGCTTACATACAAGTGCAACTGCAATGCATCACTGTCCTTTAGGCATGGGCAAAGCTCTGGCCATAAATGTTCGGTTTGATTTCTGGTCATGCATTATGGATTTAAGACCATTGTTATATCACAGAAACAAAAGGAGAacgatgccttctagttcttatcGTTGAACCAAACCGTCATGGCACACAACGTCTAGGCTGAAATCGCTCCgcgaacttaaaaaaatttcagcgatggttatcccctgccCCTGAGGCGTGCCTTTTCggactcgacataaaaaagtaggcctcttatcattgagattaaactttaatcggattgcacttattgatatgagagatgtatcccctgttgcttagtggaatgctcatgggaaatttagtgttTAGTAATGTTCACATTCTGTAGTTTGGAAAGGTCTTCTAAGAAACGTAAACTTAAAGGTAAACAACTTCTGGTAACCTGTAGGAGGCTACCAGAAGTTGTTTAATAGCTTGTGTGTCGTTAGTggtttagattaggttaggttgaaaagagccagtaatcggcttgctgtgcgctctaaaaactataaagtaacctctaaaagaaaattttatgataggaattccgcgctacttacaaaatccttaattgttttcaataccactcccctaagttggttcatgtgtggtattgtgtctccaccgaagtgctggtatctgtaagacgcgaaagcagggcaatgacaaaggaaatgctccaacgtctcatcatcttccccgcatgccctacacatgctatcacttgcctatgtgtcccgttatgataccaatagctatactgacctccttcttgcttcctttcagtaatagcctcgtcttctaacgatctggatcccccataggattttcgccgtcctgccgccagtttcgctgttccacaatgttgcatacgcattcgtcacccactcccttaactcggactgcgtcgacccgaaaggcttcgggttaaccgagattattgacggcagtcctttggccttcaccgccaaatcgaatgccatttcatttccccttactcctttatggcccggcacccaaacgatgcggattttgccatcctcagagaaggcgttaatctccttgttacactgcaagactgtttgtgaccttaccgtcctggttgttattgcccttatggcaattttactgtcggtaaagatgttcacactccacGTCCTCGCGACAGCACCACAcaacttcacgcatttcgtgatcgcccggatctccgcctgcaggaccctattatggtcaggcactctaaaacagatctcagtccctggggttttaatgtaaacccccaggcccactctgtcctctagctttgatccatatgtgtaatatgatcttccagatggcaatgtgTCTCGCACtctacttcaaggttcatctcaggtatccgattggaaatctcttcccttccttccaggtttccgttgcctcgattataccgcgatggtatgagctgctcccgtcCTCattccatcgccttaaatctcatagccgtagtggctgcctcacacttaatctgtatgtcaatgagtcggatatctagaatagtctccagtgccctagtgggcgtggtccttatcgctccgcctatgccaagacaacatgttctctgaacctgttgcactgttatgttgcactttctctccatagcagtccaccaaactactgaggcgtaagtaagtttggcctaatcacgctcctgtagagccagtggactatcctcggattcagatcCCGTTCTCGTTAGTAGTTTATGAACAGATTTAATTCATCATAGAAGTCTTGCAAACTTATCTGTCTAATATCTCAGtaacccggcacccaaaacaggggAAACCGTTGAGCCACTTCGTTGGCGGATTATTCGTGGATTGTGGTTGAATAGCGCTTAGTGGCGGGGCATTTTTTTATAGTTCTGCCTTACATTAAGGTTTTTCGTAAGAAGTCGCCTATGAAGGTTAGTTTAGgtgtaagtggcagtctgccatcagactcactttgacgttttcgttagcccacatagttttggaatactcacagtcccctctttgtgatatGACCTGTTCTTGATCTTAAGAgtgcaccccaaagcccacttggtcgtttagtttggaaccatccgtatagaaatctatataactagggatatcgtagttccagtcGGTTCTATAAAGAATATTCGTACGGCTCAGGTGGGGTGTAATCTACATTGCTTGGAacgtcggatattgtatcaaggataacacagtgttcgtggccgccacatgaccaatcagaaagctcccttaacctcacccCAGTTGTCGctgcaatttatc from the Stomoxys calcitrans chromosome 1, idStoCalc2.1, whole genome shotgun sequence genome contains:
- the LOC106093451 gene encoding protein PDF-like, coding for MANFVYITLTLIWMSLCWWNTTVASPSTDDELYFDRQLNRELLNKWISSVRNAQMLNNPCRNSADNTWASAMPKRNSELINSLLSLPKSMNDAGK